Within bacterium, the genomic segment GTCCGTCAGGTAGCAGCAGCCGCCGGCCGGATTGGGGATGTCGTCCAAACCGGCGGCGGCGGCGAGCTGGTACTGCAGCCGGCGCGTCCGGCCCTGGATGCGCAGGAGCTTCTCGCGGTCCACCCAGCCCCGCTTCTCGGGCTCGGTGGGGGCGAGGAGCCGCGCCGAGAGCGGCCGCAGCAGGAAGCCGGCCAGCCCGCTCTCGCGCTCGATGGTTTGCATCGCCTGCAGGTGCTGGCTCATCGGCCGCTGGCCGAGCACCTCGCCGGTGAAGACGAAGTCCGCGCCCTCCTCCAGCATGATCGCCCGCGCCGCGCGCAGCATGTAGGCGCGGCAGTCGACGCAGGGATTGAGGTTGGCGCCGTAGCCGTGGCGGGGGCGGAGGATCACGTCGAGATAGCCCTCGGCGAGATCGACGATGCGCACGGGCACTTCGAGGTCGGCGCCCGCGCGCAGGGCCTCGTTGCGCAGGCGGCGGGGGTCCTGCCGCTTGCCGAGGGCGCCCATCGCGCGGTGGTGGTCGCTGCGGCAGAAGCCCGTCGAGAAGTTGATGCCGAGCACGGCGATGCCCTGCTCGGCGATCACGCGCGCGGCGAGCGTGCTGTCCAGGCCGCCCGAGATGAGGCCGATGGCCTTCACCCGGCTGCCATCTTCCTTGAGCCGCGAGGCCAGGCTCATGGGCTGTCGCCCACCTTCATGATGAGGACGCGGATCAGGCGGCCCTCCTCTTCAACGGCCAGCAGCCGCTGCCGGTGCGCGCGACACCAGGCCGGCAGGTCCAGCTTGACGCCGATGTCGTCGGCCAGCACCTCGAGCACCTCGCCCGCTGCCAGTTCGCGCATGGCCTTGTCGGTGTCGATCACCGGCCGCGGGCAGTAGCTGCCGCGCGTGTCGAGTCGGCGGGTGACGCCCGGGCGATCGGGGGCGCTCATCGGGGATCGGACTCCTCGGCCTGCGTTCACGGATAGTGTAGCAATTCTGCTCGGCATTGCACGCGCCCGCGACATCCGGCGGATCCGAATCCCCGCTGAGGGGCGGGCGCAGCGCCGGCGGCGGGCGCGAGAGTGCGAGCGGGCCCACGTTCGCACTCGGCCTGAGCTGGCTCTGGGGCGGCTAGCCGCCGGGGAGCCCAGCGGCCGCGCTACTCGTAGCGCAGCGCCTCGATGGGATCGAGCCGCGAGGCCTTGCGCGCCGGCCAGAAGCCGAAGAAGATGCCGATCGCCGCCGCGAACAGGAAGGCGAGCAGCACGGCGTCCGGCGGCACGAGGATGGGCCAACGCGCGAAGCGCGCCACCAGCTTCGCGGTGGCGAAGCCGAGGCCAATGCCAGCCAGGCCGCCGATCGCCGCCAGCACCACCGCCTCGGCCAAGAACTGGATCAGGATGTGCCAGCCCTTGGCGCCCACCGCCATCCGGATGCCGATCTCGCGCGTGCGCTCGGTCACCGAGACCAGCATGATGTTCATGATCCCGATGCCGCCCACGAGCAGCGACACGGAGGCGATCGCCGCGAGCAGGATGCGCATCACGCGCGAGGTGGAGCCCATCACGCTCGCGATGTCCTGCTGCGTGCGCACGGTGAAGTCGTCGTCGGCGCCGGGGCCGATCCGGTGCCGCTGGCGCAGCAGCTCCTGGATGCCGGCCACCGCCTGGGGCATCGTCTCCGCCGAGCTGGCCGAGGCGAGGATCATCGACAGCTTGGTCTGGCCGGAGAGACGCTTCATGACCGTCGTGTAGGGAACGACGACGACGTCGTCCTGGTCGCGGCCCCAGCTGTTCTGGCCCTTCTTGGCGAGCACGCCGATCACCGTGAAGGGCATCTTCTGCACGCGGATGATCTGACCGACCGGATCCGCGCCCGCGAAGAGCTGCGTGGCCACCGTCTGGCCGACCACTGCAACCTTGGCGACCCCGCGCACGGCCGAGTCGTTGAAGCCGCTGCCGCTCACGATCGGCCAGCTGCGGATCTCGAAGTAGTCGGCGTCGCCGCCCTGGATCGAGGTGAACCAGTTCTGGTTGCCGTAGACCACCATGCCGCGGCTGTCCGCCGTCGGGCTCAGCCGCGTGATGAAGGGCACCTGGGCCTCGATGGCCCTGGCGTCCTCCTCGGTGAGGGTCGACATGCTGCCGGCGCCGCCGTGCCGGCCGCCGCTCATGAAGGAGCCCGGGAAGACGTTGATCAGATTGTCGCCCAGCGAGGAGATCTGCGCCTGCACCAGGCTCGAGGCGCCCTCGCCGATGCCGACCATGGCGATCACGGCCCCGACCCCGATCACGATGCCGAGCACCGTGAGCCCCGAGCGCAGCTTGTTGCGCCCGATCGAGCGCAGGGCGACCTTGAGCAGCAGCCAGACTCTCATGCGGCACCCTCCGGAACGCCGAGCAGCCCGGGCAGGCGGACCGCGCTGGCCGCGGGCAGCCGGCGCAGCTCCTCGCCGGCGTCGCGGCGCCGCGCGATCGGGTGGTCCTCGACGATGAGCCCGTCGCGCAGGACGATCACTCGCGTGGCGTATTCGGCGATGTCCGTCTCGTGCGTGATCAGCGCCACGGTCATCCCCTTCGCATTCAGTTCCTGGAAGACCTGCATCATTCCTACCGAGGTGCGGGTGTCGAGGTTGCCCGTCGGTTCGTCGGCGAGCAGGATGTCGGGATCGTTGACCAGCGCCCGCGCCACGGCGACCCGCTGCTGCTGCCCGCCCGAGAGCTGGCTCGGCACGTGGTGCGCCCGCTCGCCGAGGCCCACGCGCTCCAGGCTCGCCCGCGCCCGCCGCTCGATGCCGCTGCCCGCTCCCTTGCCCGCGCTGTAGACGAGAGGCAGGGCGACGTTCTCGAGCGCGCTCGTGCGCGCGAGCAGGTTGAAGCTCTGGAAGACGAATCCGATCCGCCGATTGCGGATCTCGGCGAGCTGGTCGCGGCCCAGGCGGCCGACGTCCTCGCCGCGCAGCGCGTAGCGCCCGGCGGTCGGCTTGTCCAGGCAACCGACGATGTTCATCAGGGTCGACTTGCCGCTGCCCGAGGCGCCCATGATCGCCACCATCTCGCCGGCCTCCACGCGGAAGCTCACCCCGCGCAGCGCGATCACCTGGCTCTCGCCGCGGCCGTAGACCTTGACCACCTCGTGGATGTCGATGACCGCGCCCACTCGCGTCCCCCCCGGCTACATGCGGCGGCCGCCGCCCGGGGGCCGCGGCTGGAAGGGATTGACGACGCCCGCTTCGGGGGGCCTGCCCCCGCCGGTCTCGAGCGCGAGCACGACCTGCGCTCCCTCGGCAATCGTCTCGCCGAAGACGGCCGTGAAGCTGCCGTCGCTCACGCCGGTGCGGACGGCGACGGCCTGGAGCTCGCCGTTCGCGGCGAGCAGGTAGAGCTGGCCGGTGCGCGGCGCCGGCGCGGCGCGGTCCGCAGCCGGGCGCTCGTGGCCCGCGGCGCCCCGCTCGGCGCCGGGGCGCTCCCGACGCGACTCGCCGCGACCGGCCGCCGCTGCCTGGGCGGCGCCGGGCCCGCCGTCGCCCGGGCTCGCGCCCGGGGGGCGGAAGCGCAGGGCCATCGCCGGCACCTTCAGCACGTCGCGCGCGGCATCGACGAGCACGGAGACATTGGCCGTCATGCCGGGCAGCAGCTGCTGCTCGGGATTCTCGACGCGGATCACGACCGTGTAGGTGACGACGTTCGAGATCGTCTGCGGCGCGAGGCGGATCTGGTGCACGCTGCCGGTGAAGCGCAGGTCGGGATAGGCGTCCACGGTGAAGCTCGCCGCTTGGTTCTCGCGGATGCTGCCGATGTCCGCCTCGTCGACGGCCGCCTCGAGCTGCATCTGCGTCAGGTCCTGGGCGATCGTGTAGAGCGTGGGCGCCGAGAGCGAGGCCGCCACGGTCTGGCCGACGTCGACGTCGCGGGAGACGACGACGCCGTCGATCGGGGAGCTGATCGTCGCGTAGCGCAGGTTGGTCTGGGCGCGCTCGAGCGAGGCGCGCGCGCTCTCCACGGAGGCGCGGGCGGCCTCCAGCGCGGTGAGCGCGGCGTCGAGCTCCGCCTGCGAGACGAGGCCCTCGGCCGCGAGCGGGGCCGTGCGGGCGCTGTCCCGCGCGGCCTGGCGCAGGGCGACCTCCGCGCGTGTCAGATCGGCGCGGTTCTGGGCGACCTGGGCCTTGAGGAAGGTGGGGTCGAGCTGGGCCAGCACCTGCCCGGCGCGAACGCGGTCGTTGAAGTCCGCGTAGAGGGCGGCGATGGTGCCGCTGACCTGGCTGCCCACCTGGACGGTCGTCACCGGGTTGAGCGTGCCGGTCGCCGACACGCGCACCTCGATGTCGCCGCGGCTGACGGCCTCGCTGCGGTAGCGCGGGGCGGCCTCGCCGCGCCGGCCGAACTTCCAGAGCGCGGCGGCGCCGACGAGCACCGCCACGGCGATCGCGATCCAGAGTCCGAGCTTGCGCATCGACAGAGCCTCCATCCCGGCCGCCGCCCGGCCGGCGCCGGCAGCCGCATCTCGCCTGCGAAGGGGGGATCCTAGCACGGAGGGACACGCGCCGCCGCCAAAATGCGGCGCGCGCCCCCGCGTTGCAATGGCCGCTGTGCTCCCGCGGTTTCCGGGATCCACCCCTCGCCTGAACACCGGGAGCTCGCCATGCGCCGCCACGCCCTCTGCGCCCTGCTGCTTCTCGCCAGCCTCGGGAGCCAGCCCGTGCACGCCAAGCTCGTCACGCAGACGCTCACCGACACGCACGCCGGGCGCACCTGCGAGGGCACCCTCGCCGAC encodes:
- a CDS encoding FtsX-like permease family protein, with translation MRVWLLLKVALRSIGRNKLRSGLTVLGIVIGVGAVIAMVGIGEGASSLVQAQISSLGDNLINVFPGSFMSGGRHGGAGSMSTLTEEDARAIEAQVPFITRLSPTADSRGMVVYGNQNWFTSIQGGDADYFEIRSWPIVSGSGFNDSAVRGVAKVAVVGQTVATQLFAGADPVGQIIRVQKMPFTVIGVLAKKGQNSWGRDQDDVVVVPYTTVMKRLSGQTKLSMILASASSAETMPQAVAGIQELLRQRHRIGPGADDDFTVRTQQDIASVMGSTSRVMRILLAAIASVSLLVGGIGIMNIMLVSVTERTREIGIRMAVGAKGWHILIQFLAEAVVLAAIGGLAGIGLGFATAKLVARFARWPILVPPDAVLLAFLFAAAIGIFFGFWPARKASRLDPIEALRYE
- a CDS encoding ABC transporter ATP-binding protein; translated protein: MGAVIDIHEVVKVYGRGESQVIALRGVSFRVEAGEMVAIMGASGSGKSTLMNIVGCLDKPTAGRYALRGEDVGRLGRDQLAEIRNRRIGFVFQSFNLLARTSALENVALPLVYSAGKGAGSGIERRARASLERVGLGERAHHVPSQLSGGQQQRVAVARALVNDPDILLADEPTGNLDTRTSVGMMQVFQELNAKGMTVALITHETDIAEYATRVIVLRDGLIVEDHPIARRRDAGEELRRLPAASAVRLPGLLGVPEGAA
- a CDS encoding thiamine biosynthesis protein, producing the protein MSLASRLKEDGSRVKAIGLISGGLDSTLAARVIAEQGIAVLGINFSTGFCRSDHHRAMGALGKRQDPRRLRNEALRAGADLEVPVRIVDLAEGYLDVILRPRHGYGANLNPCVDCRAYMLRAARAIMLEEGADFVFTGEVLGQRPMSQHLQAMQTIERESGLAGFLLRPLSARLLAPTEPEKRGWVDREKLLRIQGRTRRLQYQLAAAAGLDDIPNPAGGCCYLTDIVYAARFADLVLHLPAGARPTERDILLLKVGRHFRLTPGLKLVVGREEAENNFLKHFFPEGPFLEAPFVSGPLGFVHVLPGAPTPTRAERELMAALIGRYGKGRSAELLEVEYRQGEASEMLRVKPLPESAPLDAYRIKTDYDRQAVRWR
- a CDS encoding efflux RND transporter periplasmic adaptor subunit gives rise to the protein MEALSMRKLGLWIAIAVAVLVGAAALWKFGRRGEAAPRYRSEAVSRGDIEVRVSATGTLNPVTTVQVGSQVSGTIAALYADFNDRVRAGQVLAQLDPTFLKAQVAQNRADLTRAEVALRQAARDSARTAPLAAEGLVSQAELDAALTALEAARASVESARASLERAQTNLRYATISSPIDGVVVSRDVDVGQTVAASLSAPTLYTIAQDLTQMQLEAAVDEADIGSIRENQAASFTVDAYPDLRFTGSVHQIRLAPQTISNVVTYTVVIRVENPEQQLLPGMTANVSVLVDAARDVLKVPAMALRFRPPGASPGDGGPGAAQAAAAGRGESRRERPGAERGAAGHERPAADRAAPAPRTGQLYLLAANGELQAVAVRTGVSDGSFTAVFGETIAEGAQVVLALETGGGRPPEAGVVNPFQPRPPGGGRRM
- a CDS encoding sulfurtransferase TusA family protein, translating into MSAPDRPGVTRRLDTRGSYCPRPVIDTDKAMRELAAGEVLEVLADDIGVKLDLPAWCRAHRQRLLAVEEEGRLIRVLIMKVGDSP